In a single window of the Manis pentadactyla isolate mManPen7 chromosome 15 unlocalized genomic scaffold, mManPen7.hap1 SUPER_15_unloc_1, whole genome shotgun sequence genome:
- the ZNF524 gene encoding zinc finger protein 524 — MDTPSPDPLPSPLPGEEEKPLALPSVPRGRRGRRPGGAASSNRTLKASLPRKRGRPPKSGQEPPLAQGVTAQVGSGGGSGLLLIDDQGVPYTVSEGSAAGSPEGSGSKKAPHFCPVCLRAFPYLSDLERHSISHSELKPHECKDCGKTFKRSSHLRRHCNIHAGLRPFRCPLCPRRFREAGELAHHHRVHSGERPYQCPVCRLRFTEANTLRRHAKRKHPEAMGAPLCSPDPGPEPPWDDEGIPAMAGAEAEEEPEGKELA, encoded by the coding sequence ATGGACACCCCCAGCCCAGACCCGTTGCCTTCGCCTTTgcctggggaggaagagaaacctcTGGCCTTACCTTCTGTTCCCCGGGGCCGCCGAGGCCGGCGTCCCGGGGGTGCCGCCTCCTCGAATCGGACGCTCAAGGCCTCCCTCCCTCGCAAGCGGGGCCGCCCCCCCAAGTCAGGGCAGGAGCCCCCGCTGGCACAGGGGGTGACAGCACAGGTGGGCAGCGGTGGTGGCAGCGGCCTCCTGCTGATCGATGATCAGGGCGTGCCCTATACTGTCTCTGAAGGGTCAGCGGCAGGCTCGCCCGAGGGCTCTGGCTCTAAGAAGGCCCCTCACTTCTGCCCCGTGTGCCTGCGGGCCTTCCCCTACCTCTCCGACCTGGAGCGCCACAGCATCTCGCACTCGGAGCTGAAGCCGCACGAGTGCAAGGATTGTGGCAAGACCTTCAAGCGGTCCAGCCACCTGCGGCGGCACTGCAACATCCATGCGGGCCTGCGGCCCTTCCGCTGCCCACTCTGCCCTCGCCGCTTCCGTGAGGCGGGCGAGCTGGCCCACCACCACCGCGTGCACTCCGGGGAGCGACCCTACCAGTGCCCCGTCTGCCGGCTGCGCTTCACAGAGGCCAACACGCTCCGGCGCCATGCCAAACGCAAGCACCCCGAGGCCATGGGGGCACCCCTGTGTTCCCCGGACCCAGGGCCCGAACCACCGTGGGACGACGAGGGCATTCCGGCCATGGCAGGGGCTGAGGCGGAGGAGGAGCCGGAGGGGAAAGAGCTGGCCTGA